From the genome of Scytonema hofmannii PCC 7110, one region includes:
- a CDS encoding IS200/IS605 family accessory protein TnpB-related protein: MSKRKRKNKGKRKKGLSEIIRTDVWDLATKPEEKQQLIMTIEEYRRFLKPLVLIINAQWIELAELSAKERVAAVEKIIHKTTDNPEPKHNYYQKVIYKYPSFRKFPSYLRRAAIADALGIVSSFQTRYREWQSGIRSRRDAKPPVLTAMCNSYPSLYKGQQVRYGLNYSSVDIKVWNGKDWVWINKIPVKGCGDNRHLVVGNEMQSPALVVNKKTCQLSMPVKILKVNKEDSDDVLGVDLGINNAATCSIVGRDGTVKGRLFINPARDIDRRNQRRMMIAHKSKQTKARIGKDKKLPKGFCKGLYRKSSKINLEIARKISKRIIDFANLHKVKVIVIENLEGWKAKAGRKKSLTKQKFHLWCHRKIVETLTQRWTELGGIVQTINPKYTSAYAYDGSGKVKRNKNNYSLARFTTGKIYQADLSASYNIAARYWYCSLIGDKTFSRVFEDRSSTNKSRTPITLGTLWNLSVS; encoded by the coding sequence ATGAGCAAGAGAAAGAGAAAAAACAAGGGCAAGAGAAAAAAAGGATTATCAGAAATAATTAGAACTGATGTTTGGGATTTGGCGACTAAACCAGAAGAAAAGCAACAACTAATTATGACGATAGAGGAATATCGAAGATTCCTCAAGCCTCTTGTTTTAATTATAAATGCTCAATGGATAGAACTCGCTGAGTTATCTGCAAAGGAAAGGGTTGCTGCTGTTGAGAAGATAATACACAAAACAACAGATAATCCAGAGCCTAAACATAACTATTATCAAAAAGTCATTTATAAATATCCGTCTTTCCGAAAATTCCCAAGTTATTTAAGAAGGGCTGCAATTGCAGATGCTCTTGGCATAGTGTCCAGTTTCCAGACCCGTTACAGAGAATGGCAATCTGGTATTCGTTCAAGGCGCGATGCTAAACCGCCAGTGTTGACAGCAATGTGTAACTCTTATCCATCCTTATATAAGGGTCAACAAGTTCGTTACGGCTTAAATTACAGTTCGGTAGATATCAAAGTGTGGAATGGTAAAGATTGGGTATGGATTAATAAAATACCAGTTAAAGGATGTGGTGACAATAGACATCTTGTAGTTGGCAATGAAATGCAATCTCCGGCATTAGTGGTCAATAAAAAGACTTGTCAATTATCTATGCCTGTGAAAATACTCAAAGTGAATAAGGAGGACTCAGATGACGTTTTAGGTGTGGATTTGGGTATAAATAATGCGGCAACTTGTTCAATCGTTGGTCGTGACGGTACTGTAAAGGGAAGATTGTTTATCAATCCAGCTAGAGACATAGACCGACGCAATCAACGACGCATGATGATAGCTCATAAATCCAAGCAGACCAAAGCAAGAATTGGAAAAGATAAAAAACTCCCCAAGGGTTTTTGTAAAGGACTATATCGCAAATCTTCAAAGATCAATTTGGAGATAGCCAGAAAAATTAGTAAGAGAATTATAGACTTTGCCAATCTCCACAAAGTTAAGGTAATTGTTATAGAAAACCTTGAAGGATGGAAAGCTAAGGCAGGTCGGAAGAAATCTCTAACTAAACAAAAATTCCATCTTTGGTGTCACCGAAAAATAGTAGAGACATTAACTCAGAGATGGACTGAATTGGGAGGGATTGTTCAAACTATCAATCCTAAATACACAAGTGCTTATGCTTATGATGGAAGTGGAAAAGTCAAACGGAATAAAAATAATTATTCTCTGGCAAGATTCACTACTGGTAAAATTTACCAAGCCGATCTATCCGCATCATATAACATTGCCGCCAGATATTGGTATTGCTCGTTAATAGGTGATAAAACCTTCTCTAGAGTATTCGAGGACAGAAGTTCCACGAATAAATCGCGGACGCCGATAACGCTGGGGACGTTGTGGAACCTTTCGGTTTCATAG
- the iscB gene encoding RNA-guided endonuclease IscB, which yields MKVYVVNKHGKPLMPTTPRKARLLLKEGKAKIYCRAPFTIQLIYGSSGYTQPGNLGIDAGYQNIGYSVVNEKEELIGGEVQMLKGVSERLTERKKYRQQRRNRKRYRAPRFDNRRRKDNWLAPSIQHKLDTHHKIIDKIQKIVPVKKITIEVASFDIQRIKDAEIQGVGYQQGEKYGFDNLREYILHRDGHKCQNPNCKNKDVNPILEVHHLGFWKEDRTDRPANLITLCNKCHASKNHKKSGFLCGWEPKLKSFKGETFMTTVRWRLTNDGRYSSTYGYITKGIRREFKIEKSHHNDAFVVAGGTIQKRVESLILEQIRRNKRSMEQFYDAKYIDSRDGSTKSGSELSSGRRTRNKQKNGENLRLYRKHKVSKGQRRIKKYRYRYQPKDLVQFEGQVYEVIGMQNLGTGVKLKNYPGVKNKVVNVNKVNPVKRRSGLCQIVP from the coding sequence ATGAAAGTCTACGTTGTCAACAAACACGGCAAACCGTTAATGCCTACGACTCCCCGTAAAGCTCGGTTGCTTTTGAAGGAAGGGAAAGCCAAAATTTATTGTCGCGCTCCATTTACCATTCAATTAATTTATGGTTCTAGTGGTTATACTCAACCAGGAAATTTAGGGATTGATGCAGGTTATCAAAATATTGGGTACAGTGTAGTCAACGAGAAAGAAGAATTAATTGGTGGTGAAGTTCAGATGTTAAAAGGTGTGTCTGAACGATTGACAGAACGAAAAAAATACCGTCAGCAAAGAAGAAATAGAAAAAGATATCGTGCGCCAAGATTTGATAATCGTAGGCGTAAAGACAATTGGCTAGCACCAAGTATTCAGCACAAACTAGATACTCATCACAAAATCATTGATAAAATTCAGAAAATAGTTCCAGTCAAAAAAATTACGATTGAAGTAGCTAGTTTTGACATTCAGAGAATAAAGGATGCTGAAATCCAAGGTGTGGGTTATCAACAGGGAGAAAAATATGGCTTTGATAATTTACGTGAATACATTTTGCACAGAGATGGGCATAAATGTCAAAACCCCAATTGTAAAAATAAAGATGTCAATCCAATATTAGAAGTACATCACTTAGGGTTTTGGAAAGAAGACAGAACAGATAGACCTGCCAACCTGATTACCTTATGTAATAAATGCCATGCATCCAAAAATCATAAAAAGAGTGGTTTCCTTTGTGGATGGGAGCCAAAGCTGAAGTCATTTAAAGGTGAAACCTTTATGACAACAGTTAGATGGCGTTTGACTAATGATGGACGATATAGTTCAACTTATGGCTACATCACCAAAGGCATTAGAAGAGAATTTAAAATAGAAAAATCTCATCACAACGATGCATTTGTTGTTGCAGGTGGTACTATTCAGAAAAGAGTAGAATCATTAATCCTAGAACAAATTAGGCGAAATAAGCGCTCGATGGAGCAGTTCTATGATGCCAAATATATTGATAGTAGAGACGGCTCAACTAAATCTGGTTCGGAATTATCCTCAGGTAGGAGAACTCGCAACAAACAAAAAAATGGTGAAAACTTGAGACTTTACCGGAAACACAAAGTATCAAAAGGGCAACGTCGAATTAAAAAATACCGTTACCGATACCAACCCAAGGATTTAGTTCAATTTGAAGGTCAGGTATACGAAGTTATTGGAATGCAAAACTTAGGTACTGGTGTGAAGTTGAAAAACTATCCTGGTGTCAAAAATAAGGTGGTTAACGTTAATAAAGTCAATCCTGTTAAAAGGAGATCTGGTTTATGTCAAATCGTGCCGTAA
- a CDS encoding helix-turn-helix domain-containing protein yields the protein MGSYLDMNQLATIVRTKRGTRGLRETAKEIGNISPSTLSRVENGKMPDMETFLLLCDWLEVPPAELIKNTEEAGNPSVLETPDAIAIQLRADKNLDPAIANALASLVKAAYHDLSQSNTNPKQES from the coding sequence GTGGGAAGCTACTTGGATATGAACCAATTGGCAACGATAGTTCGCACTAAGCGCGGCACCAGAGGATTGCGCGAAACTGCCAAGGAAATTGGAAATATTAGTCCATCCACACTTTCGCGAGTAGAAAACGGTAAAATGCCGGATATGGAAACCTTTTTATTACTATGTGACTGGCTAGAAGTGCCACCCGCCGAACTTATCAAGAATACAGAAGAGGCAGGGAATCCTTCTGTTTTGGAGACTCCTGACGCTATTGCAATACAACTGAGAGCTGATAAGAATTTAGACCCAGCGATCGCCAATGCATTAGCATCTCTGGTTAAGGCAGCATATCACGACCTTTCCCAAAGTAATACTAATCCAAAGCAGGAGTCCTAG